In Fragaria vesca subsp. vesca linkage group LG5, FraVesHawaii_1.0, whole genome shotgun sequence, the genomic stretch TTTCTGAAAAAAAGAGATAAATAATCATAAATAGTCAAGTACTTAAAGGTATATGGCATATTTTCAACAGGTGCACACACTACACCATAATAATAGCTTATGTTTGTAGGAAAAGAATAATACGTTTCAATCATCAAAAAAATATCTCGTAGACTCGAACCCAACAGGAATTCGTGATCAGCAATTGCTCAGCTGAAGCTCTGTTTCAAGGACAGGGCTGAAAAACTGCCAACTTGAATCATGAAAAGCACCAAAATAATCATCTGAAACTGTCTCAATATTGAACTCATTTATAAATCTTCGAGCAGCCAGGATATACTTGGTGGAGTAAATAATAGCCGAGTTCTTGAACTCTAACAGATGATGCTCATATGTCTGAAAGCTATTCCCAAACAAAACTATACAATTCAACTGCTGCACTCTCCAATTTGTTTGTAAAAGATTGTCATATAATTCAGCCTCACAATGTGGCATGAAAAACATCGTTGCTTTTTGAGCCTCACGCCGACCTTGTTCATTAATAGATAACACAGAGCAACCAAGAGCTTCCAGAACACGAGATTCTGTGGAAGAAAGAATAGGATCAAACACCTCTATATCTCCAATCCAATTGAACCTTCTCTTCAGCAAGATGGCAAGGCTCAACTGCAACCGAGGGGATTCATAAGATTCAATGCTGCCTATGCCGTATATTACCATCTTCATCTTTAACTCGGAACTTAAAACCCTATGGAAGAAATTCATCATCTCTGGAGTTTGCATTTGATCCAGCAGCTTAAGAAAGAATTGAGAAAGCTCCAATTTCTTCAGACAGATCTGTATCTTCTGCATCAGTTTTGACTCTCGAACAAAATTGATGTCAACATCAGTTGGAGCCCAAGTTTGTTGTTGTTGCTGTTTCTCTACAAGACTTTTCAGTATGGGAGGATTTCTTCTTTGTCTTCCCCGACGAGATGAAACAACTGTCCAGTCTCCATTTAATGTACCTTCAGCAACGTGAGTCTTTGCAGAAGCTGCCATTGCAATACAATAATTCTTCTGACAATTATTTGCAGAGCCCTAAACAATTTGTCAGGGAATACAAAGAGCTGTCAAAATTTGGAGAAAGAAACCACATAAGGGCAGATGCAAAGACCAAATTCAGATTACAAGATATACGTGCATTCAAGTGTTAAGCACCACATAAAAAGCATACAAAATAATATTCCTCCTCCTATGGTCCTAAGTCCTAACAAGGTAGTCTTCATAATTTGGTTCCAGTATTTCGTCAAGTAATTTATATTACAGCTACCTTACCAAATATGCAATACAAATAAAATTTTTATAATATCAAACAAACTGACAGCGCAAAAGAAATGTATCATGTGTATGCTCACCTTCAAATCTGTTACATATGGCAGCTCCAATTCAACTCCACATCATGCAAGTCCTGGAAAAACATGCAGCAAAATTATTGTATGCAACAAGAGGCTTTCAATGTCCACATCAACTCTTCCTAACTACATCATCCAAGTCCTGGAACAACATGCAGCAATATTATTGTATGCACCAAAAGGCTTTCAATGTCCACATAAACTCTTCCTAACTACATCCTGTCCCTCTGACCAATCTATGTCTGATTCAAAAGTTGATACAACTCTGTGCGTTTAACATATGTGATATAGCCAAGTCGCCCTCCCAAATAAAAATGCTCTGGGCCGAAGTAATGAGAAAGCAAATGTTTGGATGTTATGTTGTAGCTATCTATAAGAATTACTAACTCAAAAGGAATAATTTACCATGTAGATACACTAGAAATCAGATAGTGAAGATTATTTTGGAAGGTTTATTCTAGTTGGGTGAGTGGAACTCCACACACACCATGATCATAGTAATATAGAAAGAAAAACAAAGTAGAACAGCCACAACATCAGCAACAAACAATAGAAATTCAAAGAAGAATCATCAGTCTCAACCAGCAAAGAAGCATTCTATAAATCATTTACAGAGTCAAAACTATCTGAATTCCCTATTATCGATTGTAAAACAAATCAAATAAAATAATCAAGTGTGCAACCGCCCAAGTAACTGTTTAAATTTCTTAATTTCTTGAAGATTTTGAGAGGAGGTAACCTGCTTGATGTGGCAACAGCGTTGATGGTGTTGCTTCACTGAGATGTCTGAGAGGGAGAAAGCTCAGCTTTCAGAGAATTCAGAAGGAGGTCAAAAGTGGCTAAAGAGAGAGAGCGTGATAATTGATAAAGAAACTAAGATTGTTGTGGCAACGGCGGTGAGGTTGTTGCTTCACTAAGATGTCTGAGAGGGAGAGAGAGCTCGGCTCCCAGAGAGCTTTGGAAGGAGGTCAAGAGTGGCTAAAGAGAGAGGGTGATAATTGATAAGAAACTATTAATTGTAAGAATAAATTCACTTTGTTTTGCTTTACATTCCTCTAAAGTATGCTCGTATCAGAGCTCATTAACAAAGGCGTTTTTGTTTTTGGTCGAAACTCCAGAAAGCACATCAGAATAACAAATGAAAAGACAGACAAACATTTTTTTTTTGCGCTTGGCTTTTTGCAGGGTTTTCAACTAATTTGTTATTTAAAAGAATCATATTGAGGAATGAAAGGTATTGGTGTGGAACAACAAAGTAGACATACGGGACATTTCTATCGTTGCAGTCTCTTACAATCAGTGAATACACATGCTAAATGCGCCATCAACAGAACAAAAACACCTCCTCTGGACTGATACATCTTAACATCCTCTAGCGATGATTAGTCAACTAACCACAAAAAACCGCGGGTTTATTACAGTACAATCCCAGCCATCATTACAGGACTCATCTACCAACATTATCAGATCCCATTCATGTCAAGCAAACAACTATTTTCTATAAAACCAAAACACTTCCACACATTCCAAACTACAAGACTACAAAATGGACCCGGGTTCAAGTACATTTGATAAATAACACAAACAATGCTATTTATACATATAACAAACAATGTTTGAGTTGAGCAATCTAGGAAGTCATCCAATCCCATTACATAAGACAGTACAAAATCAGCAATTACATACAGATAAGAGGCACAAAAATCAAGGAATTTTAGAGCAAATTCATGCATTACAGATAATGAAATTGAATTAAACATATACAGAGAAACATATTAGACCCTAAAAGTTAAAACAGAATGAGGAAGAAGAAGGTACCTGGAAAACCTCTGCACTGTGAAGTATTCGAAAAGGCAGACTGACGAGATGATGGGCTTTATCGCCGCCACCGTCTTCTAGCTTCAGATGGTTTACCTTGTCCACCGGCGCCGGAGATGGGAGTCGCTTACTTCTGTGTCCTGCTATTCCTTGTCTGGACTTAGCTGATACACATCTTCTTCTTAATTATGTATGGAATGGGCTCTCATTGGGCCTCTGCCTCTTTCTTTCTAATGAAATCCCATCATTATCCAAAAAAATTTACCTCAAAAATTGACAAATTTCACTTTCAGCAATAATGCTGAAGATGTTATGTACTTGATCTCAGTAGTAACTGCTATATGAGGTTAAACCTATTCACACTCCATGTGTTTGGAAAGTTCCTAAATAAGGAAACTCCCTGTGAGCAAAAACAATCGATCAAGAAGTTGATCAACTTGTTTATCAAACTTTTCATCACCCTGAACGCAATGTAATCAAATAAATCTCATGCGTGCCCCTAGTAGTTTTTCCTCAAATTGAATCGTTATGTTTCGACTTTCGAATGTTTTCGGATTATCAAAAATGAATGCTGAAATTGAAGTGTGTCGA encodes the following:
- the LOC101297643 gene encoding protein SENSITIVITY TO RED LIGHT REDUCED 1-like isoform 2 — translated: MAASAKTHVAEGTLNGDWTVVSSRRGRQRRNPPILKSLVEKQQQQQTWAPTDVDINFVRESKLMQKIQICLKKLELSQFFLKLLDQMQTPEMMNFFHRVLSSELKMKMVIYGIGSIESYESPRLQLSLAILLKRRFNWIGDIEVFDPILSSTESRVLEALGCSVLSINEQGRREAQKATMFFMPHCEAELYDNLLQTNWRVQQLNCIVLFGNSFQTYEHHLLEFKNSAIIYSTKYILAARRFINEFNIETVSDDYFGAFHDSSWQFFSPVLETELQLSNC